Proteins encoded in a region of the Diadema setosum chromosome 20 unlocalized genomic scaffold, eeDiaSeto1 Scaffold_20_unloc_1, whole genome shotgun sequence genome:
- the LOC140245691 gene encoding uncharacterized protein yields MSMRNEVDVERFQVASSLLTLGMDNLLMPISIHTNEPDFNRAIASVIWSRHHQQTTCQIFNCHVPNCPLCPGAPRLSAPTPDVRPAIQQLTHIPKPSARRSEVVNWLVSPSPSQQAPARDRVRHQTFFTRHQHVYPAPSSLSSAASPDSSGSARSSPNASDSCPSISPDYLVEYRRNSSATVASPPSSSGQPGELPFACRHCPKRFAQASNRSSHMRTHTGDRPFRCPSCPKSFAQRTSLRTHLRTHTGDRPYRCLDCDQRFGDLSTLTKHRRTHTGEKPYRCHYEGCSRAFAQSGNLKRHFRTHVLDRKLERISA; encoded by the exons ATGTC GATGCGGAATGAGGTCGACGTCGAGCGTTTCCAGGTGGCGTCATCGCTGCTGACGTTGGGCATGGATAACCTGCTGATGCCGATTTCTATCCACACCAACGAGCCTGACTTCAACAGGGCCATCGCCTCCGTCATCTGGTCTCGTCATCATCAGCAGACGACCTGTCAGATCTTCAACTGCCACGTCCCCAACTGCCCGCTCTGCCCCGGTGCGCCTCGGCTGTCCGCTCCGACGCCCGATGTGAGACCCGCGATCCAGCAGCTGACCCACATTCCGAAGCCATCTGCGCGTCGATCTGAGGTCGTCAACTGGCTGGTATCCCCCTCGCCTTCTCAGCAAGCACCCGCTCGGGATCGCGTCAGGCACCAGACTTTCTTCACGCGCCATCAGCACGTCTACCCAGCCCCGTCTTCCCTCTCCAGTGCGGCATCGCCTGACTCTTCCGGGAGTGCTCGATCCTCTCCGAACGCTTCCGATTCCTGCCCGAGTATCTCGCCGGATTACCTCGTCGAGTACCGCCGAAACAGCAGCGCCACCGTCGCTTCGCCGCCATCGTCATCGGGACAGCCTGGGGAGCTGCCCTTCGCCTGCCGACACTGCCCGAAGCGATTCGCCCAAGCATCGAACCGTTCGTCGCACATGCGCACTCACACCGGAGACCGCCCCTTCCGCTGCCCGTCGTGCCCGAAGTCCTTCGCCCAGAGGACGTCGCTCCGCACTCACCTCCGCACCCACACCGGCGATCGGCCCTACCGCTGCCTCGACTGCGACCAGCGCTTCGGTGACCTGTCCACACTGACCAAGCATCGACGTACTCACACCGGAGAGAAGCCATACAGGTGTCACTACGAGGGGTGCAGCCGAGCCTTCGCCCAGTCAGGGAACCTGAAACGCCACTTCAGAACGCACGTCCTGGATCGTAAACTGGAGCGAATTTCAGCTTGA